In one window of Aureispira sp. CCB-E DNA:
- a CDS encoding CRISPR-associated protein — translation MLLNLSNHLSDQWGKAQRQNAIAQYGKIEDLPFPTIAPQNSSEEIQKLAINYCQRIVALQPQAVHLMGEMTFTFTLVRLLQKQRISCIASTSQRKVVAEENGQKTVLFEFEQFREYPKA, via the coding sequence ATGCTCCTAAACCTAAGCAATCACCTTTCTGATCAATGGGGAAAAGCACAGCGACAAAACGCCATCGCTCAATACGGAAAAATAGAAGACCTCCCCTTCCCTACCATTGCCCCCCAAAATAGTAGTGAAGAGATACAAAAATTAGCGATAAATTACTGTCAACGAATTGTAGCATTGCAACCACAAGCAGTTCATCTAATGGGAGAAATGACCTTTACCTTCACCTTGGTACGATTGTTACAAAAGCAGAGGATTTCTTGCATTGCTAGTACCTCACAACGCAAAGTAGTGGCAGAAGAAAATGGGCAAAAAACCGTCTTGTTTGAGTTTGAACAATTTCGGGAATATCCAAAAGCTTAA
- a CDS encoding TIR domain-containing protein: MKYPLSIYVLWHTNNYQGFEYANTIFSTFSRDVQHPLQRGIGIPTYFISNPKHLMETINWEEAEQTCILFFIDEHMIIDDAPIKWEQEILAVHKHCHNNQHKTLFYPIATHEQASQFSTKLNISNRLNLYDFKSQEKEDELLLQIAFKLSTRLYPLKNNERELPVTVFISHARQDGSNLALLVKNAIDKLRFGLTSFIDVKDIGKGENFEKEITNAITESIFLVLNTDEYSSREWCIKEILYAKQHYCPIVHVNATKNHTKRVFPYLGNFPSIKLQITETGNSNIKEIIATVLLETLRFKYHKKLNKTIVSQSNNDNIRSYQSLALPPELLILNQDNQKQLLLYPDPPLGNEELSILRTKKPNIEFTTPMLYMSQTLIQEVYNENFLHNKTIGLSISENPNLVKGGYQLFDHLHLQDALVEISRYLLVTGANCAYGGDINYSKELSFTNILSELIASYREDYQDDITPIINHVFYPISEFVKKDIHIRSKYKGIIDFKFHENPLTHPFSDLESPEAAISLTYMRKKMFEQNDAQIFIAGKIRGYKGLISGILEEAYWALKYQRPIYIVGAFGGISAALIQLFEGKESPLIQEDSLENYQNEHWNQKYTTYQKYAQELWQEDKQMLNDRIHYDSLSKFFDNYWKQNDNNLNNGLSSEENQILFTSNNLLEITRLILKGLNNFFNPNK, encoded by the coding sequence ATGAAATATCCTTTAAGCATTTACGTTTTATGGCATACTAACAACTACCAAGGTTTTGAATATGCAAACACCATTTTTTCGACCTTTTCAAGAGATGTGCAGCACCCTTTGCAACGAGGAATTGGGATTCCAACTTATTTTATATCCAATCCTAAACATTTAATGGAAACCATTAACTGGGAAGAAGCTGAACAAACTTGCATTCTATTTTTTATAGATGAGCATATGATTATAGATGATGCTCCAATCAAATGGGAACAAGAAATATTGGCGGTTCACAAGCATTGTCATAACAATCAACATAAAACACTTTTTTACCCTATTGCTACACACGAACAAGCTAGTCAATTTTCGACAAAATTAAACATCAGTAACCGTCTCAACTTATATGACTTTAAAAGTCAAGAAAAAGAAGATGAACTATTATTACAAATTGCATTTAAATTATCTACAAGACTATATCCCCTTAAAAATAATGAACGTGAACTTCCTGTTACCGTTTTTATTAGCCATGCTCGACAGGATGGTAGTAATTTAGCTCTATTAGTCAAAAATGCAATTGATAAGTTAAGATTTGGACTAACTTCTTTTATAGATGTTAAGGATATTGGGAAAGGAGAAAATTTTGAAAAAGAGATTACGAATGCTATTACAGAATCTATTTTTCTAGTCTTAAATACAGATGAATATAGTTCTAGAGAATGGTGTATTAAAGAAATTTTGTACGCTAAGCAACATTATTGCCCAATCGTTCATGTTAATGCAACCAAAAATCATACTAAACGAGTGTTTCCTTATTTAGGTAATTTCCCAAGTATTAAGTTACAAATAACAGAAACAGGCAATAGCAATATTAAGGAAATAATAGCTACGGTTTTATTAGAAACACTTCGATTTAAATATCATAAAAAACTAAATAAAACTATTGTTAGTCAGTCAAATAATGATAACATTAGAAGCTATCAATCTTTGGCTTTACCTCCTGAACTATTGATATTAAATCAAGATAATCAAAAACAGCTTTTACTGTACCCAGATCCTCCTTTAGGAAACGAAGAGTTATCCATTTTAAGGACTAAAAAACCTAATATAGAGTTTACAACCCCCATGCTCTATATGTCACAAACGCTTATTCAAGAAGTTTATAATGAAAATTTCTTACATAATAAGACCATAGGTTTATCTATTTCTGAAAACCCTAACCTAGTCAAAGGCGGATATCAATTATTTGATCACCTTCATCTACAAGATGCGTTAGTTGAAATTTCTCGTTATCTATTGGTTACAGGAGCTAATTGCGCTTATGGAGGAGATATTAACTACTCTAAAGAATTAAGTTTCACCAATATACTTAGTGAGTTGATTGCATCTTATCGAGAAGATTATCAGGATGATATTACTCCTATTATTAATCACGTTTTTTATCCTATTTCTGAATTTGTCAAAAAAGACATCCATATCAGAAGCAAATACAAAGGAATAATTGATTTCAAATTTCATGAGAATCCATTGACTCATCCATTTTCTGATTTAGAAAGTCCTGAAGCCGCTATTTCATTGACTTATATGCGTAAAAAAATGTTTGAGCAAAACGATGCTCAGATTTTTATTGCAGGAAAAATAAGAGGTTATAAAGGACTTATATCAGGTATTTTAGAAGAAGCTTACTGGGCTCTAAAATATCAACGTCCGATTTATATTGTTGGGGCTTTTGGAGGAATCAGTGCAGCTTTAATTCAGTTGTTTGAGGGAAAAGAGAGTCCTCTTATTCAAGAAGATTCCTTAGAAAATTATCAAAATGAGCATTGGAATCAAAAATATACCACTTACCAAAAATATGCACAAGAGTTGTGGCAAGAAGATAAACAGATGCTTAATGATCGTATTCATTATGATTCACTCTCTAAATTCTTTGACAACTACTGGAAACAGAATGATAATAACCTAAACAATGGTTTATCGTCCGAAGAAAACCAAATATTGTTTACCTCCAACAACCTCCTTGAGATTACTAGATTGATACTTAAAGGACTGAATAATTTTTTTAATCCCAATAAATAA
- a CDS encoding TIR domain-containing protein, with the protein MGRRHNVFVSYHHENDQSYRNEFEQCFSHCYDIMVSKSVQLGDIAPNLKTETIRRKIRDEYLRDSTVLVVLIGKDTWKRKYIDWEISSSIRDTQYNSRMGLIGILLPSHPDYGKKTYNPYTIPPRLQDNVEKGFAKIYNWTMNKNCVQDWIHEAFNRRYNIIPDNSRTLFRNNRSFYQWQWQD; encoded by the coding sequence ATGGGTAGACGACACAATGTTTTTGTGAGCTATCATCATGAAAATGATCAATCTTATAGAAATGAATTTGAGCAATGCTTTAGTCATTGTTATGATATTATGGTTTCTAAATCCGTTCAACTAGGAGATATTGCACCTAACTTAAAAACAGAAACTATTCGACGAAAAATTAGAGATGAATATTTACGAGATTCAACAGTTCTTGTGGTCTTGATAGGGAAAGATACTTGGAAACGTAAATATATAGATTGGGAAATTTCCTCTAGTATAAGAGATACACAGTATAATTCTAGGATGGGATTAATTGGTATATTATTGCCTTCTCATCCTGATTATGGTAAAAAAACATATAATCCATATACAATTCCTCCTAGACTTCAAGATAATGTAGAAAAAGGCTTTGCCAAAATATATAATTGGACTATGAATAAAAATTGTGTTCAAGATTGGATTCATGAAGCTTTTAATCGACGGTATAATATTATTCCTGATAATTCTAGGACTTTATTTAGAAACAATAGGTCATTTTATCAATGGCAATGGCAAGATTAA
- a CDS encoding TIR domain-containing protein, with protein sequence MSRTADYFVSKLKWKKKGVVESFLVHSNDYASIDDNGIERQKSWVIQQLRTGKIFRCIHKNEQGQWCKGAPLTLSQNFNSKDNSALPLILPRRKSFISYYHKDNQTDKEHFKHLTTDLIVNKSVEDGDIKSDLSDEYIKQLILKGYLKDTTVLILLLGNKTKCRKHIDWEISGALNLKVGDGYAGVLGLILPSHPDYNTGKYTSSKHPQRFIDNVETGYAIIRNYTTDRKKLQEYIELAFANRKAQADKRINSRPQMKKNTCT encoded by the coding sequence ATGAGTCGAACAGCAGATTATTTTGTATCAAAATTAAAATGGAAAAAAAAGGGAGTTGTGGAATCTTTTTTAGTTCATTCCAATGATTACGCTTCCATAGATGACAATGGTATAGAACGACAAAAAAGCTGGGTAATCCAACAATTGAGAACTGGTAAAATTTTTCGTTGCATTCATAAAAATGAACAAGGACAATGGTGTAAAGGTGCCCCCTTAACACTTAGTCAAAATTTCAATTCTAAAGATAATTCAGCCTTACCTTTAATTCTTCCTAGACGAAAATCATTTATTAGTTATTACCATAAAGATAACCAAACAGATAAAGAGCATTTCAAACACTTAACGACAGATTTAATTGTCAATAAATCTGTAGAAGATGGAGATATAAAATCTGATTTAAGCGATGAATACATCAAGCAACTGATTCTAAAAGGTTATTTAAAGGATACTACTGTTTTAATTCTATTACTTGGTAACAAGACCAAATGCCGCAAACATATTGACTGGGAAATTAGTGGTGCACTAAACCTAAAAGTTGGTGACGGATATGCAGGAGTATTGGGCTTAATTTTACCATCACACCCTGACTATAATACGGGAAAATACACCTCTTCTAAACATCCTCAACGATTTATAGATAATGTTGAAACGGGTTATGCGATTATTAGAAATTATACGACCGATCGTAAGAAACTACAGGAATATATTGAATTAGCTTTTGCCAATCGGAAAGCTCAAGCAGACAAACGTATTAATTCAAGACCTCAGATGAAAAAAAATACTTGTACATAA
- the cmr6 gene encoding type III-B CRISPR module RAMP protein Cmr6: MKEYKEYNILLEYSNSQWSIYSDESLSFCLPKLEDYYDFNQAKEDQEYTAHCIEKIVFKITNKKGIELPRKYKHIIIDFLSKQDNKITIQSTNKKIPRNFNFDNFDIQSPFIIYFKKSDIFKINQHNLDVPQYSGEDIVGEKYVLVSSIIEESKFKKKKESLENYLEKDSLTFVKSQVNFKGTALDIRMGELLSGKRLPFDSYQLLAASNFKQIDNFYLELNKTARLGVVEKDKFSIDINQYATKKLSHKNLIDYILQKQKKQAKLITPQHKCWTQATDGRMVVGLGGASVYETSMTLHHIYGIPYIPASSIKGVVRSWIIQEVIYPSLLDRDETFNQLESKEQNKRLEKVAMQDNIFAAIFGTDDKALDSKAHKGNIVFFDAFPASEPTIETDIMTPHYSDYYGDIDNKKHKAPVDTESPIPIPFLTVAKGTKFQFIIGEKGNEGLLNQPFQDKTIIDWLKQALSEHGIGAKTAVGYGYMTT, from the coding sequence ATGAAAGAATACAAAGAATATAATATTTTATTAGAATATTCAAATTCTCAGTGGTCTATATATTCTGACGAATCTCTTAGTTTTTGTTTACCTAAATTAGAAGACTATTATGATTTCAACCAAGCTAAGGAAGACCAAGAATATACCGCTCATTGTATAGAGAAAATAGTATTTAAAATAACAAATAAAAAAGGTATAGAATTACCTAGAAAATATAAGCATATTATCATTGATTTTTTATCAAAACAAGATAATAAAATTACGATCCAATCTACTAATAAGAAAATTCCTAGAAATTTTAATTTTGATAATTTTGACATACAAAGTCCTTTCATTATTTATTTCAAAAAAAGTGATATTTTCAAAATAAACCAACATAATCTAGATGTCCCCCAATATAGTGGAGAAGATATTGTAGGAGAAAAATATGTTCTGGTATCATCAATAATAGAAGAAAGCAAATTTAAGAAAAAGAAAGAATCACTTGAGAATTACTTAGAAAAGGACTCACTTACCTTTGTTAAGAGTCAAGTAAATTTTAAAGGAACTGCATTAGATATTCGTATGGGAGAGCTTCTAAGTGGTAAACGTTTACCCTTTGATAGTTATCAACTATTGGCAGCATCTAATTTTAAACAAATAGATAACTTTTATTTAGAATTAAACAAAACCGCAAGATTAGGAGTTGTAGAGAAAGATAAATTTAGTATTGATATTAATCAATATGCCACTAAAAAACTCTCGCATAAAAATCTTATAGACTACATCCTACAAAAACAAAAAAAACAAGCCAAGCTCATCACCCCTCAACATAAATGCTGGACACAAGCCACAGATGGGCGCATGGTCGTTGGTTTGGGTGGTGCTTCTGTTTATGAGACCTCTATGACCTTGCATCATATTTATGGAATTCCTTATATTCCTGCTAGTAGTATCAAAGGCGTGGTTAGAAGTTGGATAATTCAAGAAGTAATTTATCCAAGTCTATTGGACAGAGATGAAACATTTAACCAGTTAGAGTCTAAAGAACAAAATAAAAGATTAGAAAAAGTGGCTATGCAAGATAATATTTTTGCAGCCATTTTTGGAACAGATGATAAGGCGTTGGATTCAAAAGCGCATAAGGGTAACATCGTCTTCTTTGATGCCTTTCCTGCATCAGAACCCACAATAGAAACAGATATAATGACACCACATTATAGTGACTATTATGGGGATATTGACAATAAAAAACATAAAGCACCTGTAGATACAGAAAGTCCTATTCCTATTCCTTTTCTCACTGTAGCAAAAGGCACTAAATTCCAATTTATTATAGGAGAAAAAGGAAATGAGGGATTATTAAATCAACCATTTCAAGACAAAACAATTATAGATTGGCTAAAACAAGCTCTAAGCGAACACGGCATAGGCGCAAAAACAGCCGTAGGCTACGGTTACATGACCACATAA
- the cmr4 gene encoding type III-B CRISPR module RAMP protein Cmr4, whose amino-acid sequence MYKHANPLFLICETPLHAGSGSDLGIVDLPIQRERHTSFPKIEGSSLKGALREAFENKVLDQLKENKIDESFREKIKELNKIFGFDNAALKGFPKEEMDKLFAEKEKEFAGCLGISDARLFLFPVKSMKGVFAWITCPKVLRQFEMDMKGCFENFSLDGIPSFIIDNECYTQGEALLVNDKYVILEEYTFENKSSIQCTVKNNQHKDGCFLGEWLVNNNIVQANSYWEEKIKSSIVILSDDAFKDFVNLSTEVITRNKINNITGTAADTGLFTEEYLPAESILYSMILAAPEFKKDGLSACQVVDFFTKIPNVVQIGGSATLGKGITRTQFLTSVSDKECKQEN is encoded by the coding sequence ATGTATAAACACGCTAATCCACTATTTCTAATTTGTGAAACCCCTCTCCATGCAGGGAGTGGTTCTGATTTGGGTATTGTTGACCTTCCCATCCAAAGAGAACGACACACCAGCTTCCCTAAAATTGAAGGCTCTAGTTTAAAAGGAGCTTTGAGGGAAGCTTTTGAGAATAAAGTTCTGGATCAATTAAAAGAAAATAAAATTGATGAGAGTTTTAGAGAAAAAATAAAAGAACTTAACAAAATTTTTGGTTTCGACAATGCAGCTTTAAAAGGCTTTCCTAAAGAAGAAATGGATAAGCTCTTTGCTGAAAAAGAAAAGGAATTTGCAGGTTGTTTAGGCATTTCAGATGCTCGTTTATTTTTATTCCCTGTTAAGTCTATGAAAGGTGTCTTTGCTTGGATAACTTGCCCTAAAGTCTTGCGACAGTTTGAAATGGATATGAAAGGATGTTTTGAGAATTTCAGTCTTGATGGTATTCCCTCTTTTATTATTGACAATGAATGTTATACGCAAGGTGAAGCCCTACTTGTAAATGATAAATATGTCATCTTAGAGGAATATACTTTTGAAAATAAATCGTCGATTCAGTGTACTGTAAAAAATAACCAACACAAAGATGGTTGCTTTTTAGGAGAATGGCTGGTAAATAATAACATTGTACAAGCCAATAGTTATTGGGAAGAAAAAATAAAATCTAGTATTGTCATTCTTAGCGATGATGCTTTTAAGGACTTTGTCAATTTAAGCACAGAGGTTATTACTCGTAATAAGATTAATAACATTACTGGTACAGCAGCAGATACGGGATTATTTACAGAAGAATATTTACCTGCTGAATCTATCCTATATTCAATGATTTTAGCTGCACCTGAATTTAAAAAGGATGGTTTATCAGCTTGTCAAGTAGTTGACTTTTTTACTAAAATTCCTAATGTCGTGCAGATTGGAGGTAGTGCTACTTTAGGAAAGGGTATCACTAGGACACAATTTTTAACATCAGTATCTGATAAAGAATGTAAACAAGAAAACTAA
- a CDS encoding nucleoside 2-deoxyribosyltransferase domain-containing protein, translated as MKNIKVFLGGTCNKSTWRTALIPKLKIDYFNPLVEVWTEEAYQEELLQRERCNYCLYVITVEMIGVYSIAEAIDDSNKRPKKTIFCFIEAGFSKHQIKSLKAVGKMVQHNGAYWFKDLNEVALFLNQNQ; from the coding sequence ATGAAAAATATAAAAGTATTCCTAGGAGGAACTTGTAATAAATCTACTTGGAGAACAGCATTAATTCCAAAACTAAAAATAGATTATTTCAATCCTTTAGTAGAGGTATGGACAGAAGAGGCTTATCAAGAAGAACTGCTGCAACGAGAAAGATGTAATTATTGTTTGTATGTTATTACAGTGGAAATGATAGGTGTTTATTCTATTGCAGAGGCAATAGATGACTCTAATAAGCGTCCTAAAAAAACTATTTTCTGTTTCATTGAAGCTGGTTTCTCTAAACATCAAATTAAATCCTTAAAAGCTGTTGGAAAAATGGTGCAACACAATGGCGCCTATTGGTTCAAAGACCTCAACGAAGTAGCTTTATTTTTAAATCAAAATCAATAA
- a CDS encoding toll/interleukin-1 receptor domain-containing protein, translated as MKGINRANPKVNMRLLTEHRTKGKKCVFLSHKSKDKNACIEIGAYLNDAGIDIYLDCYDEELQIATLENDKKSITKCIKKGLKESTHILCVISAETIKSQWVPFEIGYAHAAIVDNSFNQKSKEYQVSILRLEDISNRVLPDYLQTAPDIKGGKSFNEYIAIVLNSSKKQLLTEGRVQDVFLKYNHPLHKILNLNK; from the coding sequence ATGAAAGGAATTAATCGAGCCAACCCTAAAGTTAATATGCGATTGTTAACAGAACATCGCACAAAAGGCAAAAAATGTGTGTTTCTGAGCCATAAGAGCAAAGATAAAAATGCATGTATAGAAATTGGAGCATATCTTAATGACGCTGGTATTGATATTTATCTCGATTGTTATGATGAAGAACTACAGATTGCCACTCTTGAAAATGATAAAAAGAGCATCACAAAATGTATCAAGAAGGGTCTTAAAGAAAGTACGCATATTTTATGTGTAATTTCTGCTGAGACCATTAAATCTCAATGGGTTCCTTTTGAAATTGGTTATGCACATGCTGCTATTGTTGATAACTCTTTTAATCAAAAATCAAAAGAATATCAAGTTAGTATATTACGATTAGAGGATATTTCTAATAGAGTGCTTCCTGACTACTTGCAAACAGCACCTGATATTAAAGGAGGAAAATCGTTCAACGAGTACATTGCCATTGTCCTTAATTCAAGTAAAAAACAATTGCTCACAGAAGGGCGTGTTCAAGATGTCTTCCTAAAATATAATCATCCTTTACACAAAATTCTAAATCTTAACAAGTAA
- a CDS encoding KTSC domain-containing protein, which translates to MIEVTLIPVDSSMISAIGYDADSQTLFAEFATTDKIYAYEEVEQEIFEELQQANSVGGYFRANVLRCYGDWQVRRNRDLKW; encoded by the coding sequence ATGATAGAAGTAACACTCATTCCAGTAGACAGCAGCATGATTTCAGCGATTGGGTATGATGCAGACAGTCAGACACTTTTTGCAGAATTTGCCACCACAGATAAAATATATGCTTACGAAGAAGTCGAACAAGAGATATTTGAAGAATTGCAGCAAGCTAATTCTGTAGGAGGTTATTTTAGAGCAAATGTATTGAGATGCTATGGGGATTGGCAAGTTCGTCGTAATCGAGATTTAAAATGGTAA
- the cmr5 gene encoding type III-B CRISPR module-associated protein Cmr5: MANLKQLEGGRAAFAYKCALQGKDLGKDYKSHVKNIPMMIKTNGLGAAFAFMKSKEKEKTYKLLYKQTHDWLKENLALGKTFSKNDDLVKVLIELDSSSYRAVTIEVLALFNWLKRFSDGLIEKENK; the protein is encoded by the coding sequence ATGGCTAATTTAAAACAACTGGAAGGTGGACGGGCTGCGTTTGCGTATAAATGTGCTTTACAAGGTAAGGACTTGGGTAAGGACTATAAATCTCATGTTAAAAATATACCTATGATGATAAAAACAAATGGCTTGGGGGCTGCTTTTGCATTTATGAAATCTAAGGAAAAAGAAAAAACTTATAAATTATTGTATAAACAGACTCATGATTGGCTCAAAGAGAATTTAGCTCTTGGGAAAACATTTTCAAAAAATGATGATTTAGTCAAAGTTTTAATTGAATTAGACAGTTCTAGCTATCGTGCTGTAACTATAGAAGTTCTAGCTTTATTTAATTGGTTAAAGCGTTTTTCGGATGGATTGATTGAAAAAGAAAATAAATAG